A stretch of the Candidatus Zixiibacteriota bacterium genome encodes the following:
- the bamD gene encoding outer membrane protein assembly factor BamD yields MHRLYLAVVILVLIVAGCSSIGNVRKDNAEDQYETARSLYERGKYFHAAEAFRLMIFNYSGVSYIDSVQYFLGMCYFNDNDYILAVSEFRRLVRNFPTSPLADDGQLMICKCFYLAAPENTGLDQTETNTALTEIKNFIEDFPQSPLIGEAKELLTECRGRITKKLFESGQQYYRMGMYTSARVYFEEIVAEYESPQWRGCALYLLAEIDAKQGKYADAELKLNNFLQAFSGHKWEKKARSKLEKIQTETDHSSVASDTI; encoded by the coding sequence ATGCATAGATTGTATCTCGCAGTAGTAATTCTTGTTCTGATAGTTGCCGGTTGTTCATCGATTGGGAATGTCCGCAAGGATAATGCGGAAGACCAGTATGAGACTGCCAGGAGCCTCTATGAAAGAGGCAAGTATTTCCACGCAGCCGAGGCATTCCGCCTGATGATCTTCAACTATTCAGGCGTCAGCTATATCGACTCGGTTCAGTATTTTCTCGGGATGTGCTATTTCAATGATAACGACTATATTCTTGCTGTGTCCGAGTTCAGACGACTGGTGAGGAACTTCCCGACGAGTCCGCTGGCTGACGACGGTCAATTGATGATATGCAAGTGTTTCTATCTGGCGGCTCCTGAAAACACCGGCCTGGATCAAACAGAGACCAACACTGCGCTAACCGAGATTAAGAACTTCATCGAGGATTTCCCGCAGTCGCCTCTTATCGGAGAAGCCAAAGAGCTGTTGACCGAATGTCGCGGCAGGATCACGAAGAAGCTCTTTGAAAGCGGCCAACAGTACTATCGAATGGGGATGTACACCTCGGCCCGGGTCTACTTCGAGGAGATCGTCGCTGAATATGAATCCCCTCAGTGGCGTGGTTGTGCTCTGTATCTGCTGGCTGAGATTGACGCCAAGCAGGGGAAGTATGCCGACGCTGAGTTGAAGTTGAACAACTTTCTGCAGGCGTTTTCCGGGCACAAGTGGGAGAAGAAGGCCAGATCGAAGCTGGAGAAAATCCAGACTGAGACGGACCATTCTTCAGTGGCATCCGACACGATATGA
- the nadD gene encoding nicotinate-nucleotide adenylyltransferase produces MRIGIGGGVFDPIHTGHLFLFNECADRLALTKVLLVPTYKAVHKISDAISAYADRREMVRIVCENDEKFELCEVEKEAGGPSYTLDTIRSLKKLYPDAEWFLIVGLDNLEKMEDWHQPDRIFEEANIVVGSRPVDSAPVDAKYRDRVIWLEMPKLDISSTVLRERLRSGRSIRYLVPPEIEDYILTHKLYVK; encoded by the coding sequence ATGAGAATTGGAATTGGAGGAGGTGTATTCGACCCGATTCACACCGGGCACCTTTTCCTATTCAACGAATGCGCCGATCGTCTAGCTCTGACCAAAGTACTGCTCGTCCCCACATACAAGGCAGTACACAAGATCTCCGATGCCATCTCTGCGTACGCTGATCGCCGCGAGATGGTGCGTATTGTTTGTGAGAATGATGAGAAGTTTGAACTCTGCGAAGTCGAGAAAGAAGCGGGTGGCCCCTCATACACTCTTGACACGATTCGTTCGCTCAAGAAGCTCTATCCGGATGCAGAGTGGTTTCTTATTGTCGGGCTTGATAATTTGGAAAAGATGGAAGATTGGCATCAGCCGGATCGGATTTTCGAGGAAGCGAATATTGTGGTCGGTTCCCGCCCTGTCGATTCAGCACCCGTCGACGCCAAGTACAGGGACAGGGTGATCTGGTTGGAAATGCCGAAGCTCGATATCTCCTCGACCGTTCTGCGCGAACGACTCAGATCCGGCCGCAGCATCAGATATCTTGTGCCGCCGGAGATCGAGGACTATATCTTGACGCATAAGTTGTATGTGAAATGA
- the polA gene encoding DNA polymerase I, which produces MKKSLYLIDGSALAYRAYFALIRNPLITARGEPTSAVYGFLSSLFRVLDEFHPSHLLVVFDTAAPTFRHDLYSEYKSTRAKMPDDMADQLPRLKEVLDAMNVARIEQEGLEADDLIGAYATTGAEEGYDVVVVSGDKDFTQLVSDKITMLLPGKSGDDLQRLDREGVKEKMGVYPEQVIDLLAIMGDSSDHVPGIPGVGPKTALPLLEKHGSLEAVLAAAEQIEAKGLRRKVTEGRESAILSKELVTILTDVDIPLGFDDLEIKPWDNERVGELFKTLEFNRFLDRLGDAAASAPEQKSPDFKQDYRELSTLEDLEKLLARARKKGELTFDTETTGLDPLTADLVGLSFCVDEGEAFYLPVAHEGYVGNLPLDKVIALLDPVLSDDSIAKCAQNAKYDYLVMRRAGIITQGIASDPMIVSYVIDPSSRQHGLSHLAEEHLGYKMQPITDLIGSGKKQKSFATVPVDKAVFYSAEDADCTLRIKNILEPKLSELGLESLYRDIEMPLVVVLADMEREGVNIDVPFLKELSQMMESELEAYTAKIYRFAGEEFNINSPQQLSTILFEKIGLKPLRKTGKKTGYSTDQSVLEKLSEEHPLPRLILEFRQFAKLKSTYVDSLPALINKTTGRVHTSYNQTVAATGRLSSSDPNLQNIPIRTEQGAQIRKAFVPRDSDHVLLSADYSQIELRIMAHYANDKTMIESFRQGEDIHARTASEVYSVDLEDVTPDMRRHAKTANFAVIYGVSAFGLSQQSNMNVTESSEFIDTYFKRYPGIRDYMDEHIEFARQNGYVRTLLGRRRYIPDIESSNRTVRQFAERTAINTPIQGTAADMIKLAMIAIHERLASLTSRMILQVHDELVFDVHKPELKEVRDIVRTEMESAVKLKVPLKADMATGNNWLECK; this is translated from the coding sequence ATGAAGAAGAGCTTGTATCTCATCGACGGTTCTGCCCTTGCTTACCGCGCCTATTTCGCACTGATTCGCAATCCCCTGATCACAGCGAGAGGTGAGCCAACGTCAGCGGTTTATGGCTTTCTCAGTTCGCTTTTTCGTGTTCTTGACGAGTTTCATCCAAGCCACTTGCTTGTTGTTTTCGATACGGCAGCCCCGACTTTTCGACATGATCTGTATTCCGAGTACAAGTCTACTCGCGCCAAGATGCCCGACGACATGGCTGATCAATTGCCTCGTTTAAAAGAGGTGCTCGATGCCATGAATGTTGCCCGCATTGAGCAGGAGGGATTGGAGGCGGATGATCTTATTGGCGCTTATGCCACCACAGGAGCTGAAGAGGGTTATGATGTAGTTGTTGTGAGTGGTGACAAAGACTTCACTCAGCTGGTTTCTGACAAGATCACAATGTTGTTGCCGGGCAAAAGCGGCGACGATCTGCAGCGTCTTGACCGCGAAGGAGTGAAGGAAAAGATGGGAGTCTATCCCGAGCAGGTCATCGATCTGCTCGCCATTATGGGGGACTCCTCGGATCATGTTCCGGGGATTCCGGGTGTCGGACCAAAGACCGCCCTGCCGCTTCTGGAGAAACATGGTTCTCTGGAGGCTGTTCTTGCGGCTGCGGAGCAGATCGAGGCCAAAGGGCTGAGGCGAAAAGTAACCGAGGGACGCGAAAGCGCAATACTATCGAAAGAGCTGGTGACCATCCTCACCGATGTCGATATCCCTCTCGGATTTGATGATCTGGAGATCAAGCCGTGGGATAACGAGCGAGTCGGTGAGCTATTCAAGACTCTTGAGTTCAATCGATTTCTCGACAGGTTGGGTGATGCGGCTGCAAGCGCTCCGGAGCAGAAGAGCCCTGATTTTAAGCAGGATTACAGAGAGCTTTCGACTCTCGAGGATCTCGAGAAGCTGTTGGCTCGTGCAAGAAAGAAGGGTGAACTGACATTTGACACCGAGACGACAGGTCTCGACCCGCTTACTGCGGACCTCGTCGGATTGTCGTTCTGCGTAGATGAGGGTGAGGCGTTCTATCTCCCCGTTGCACATGAGGGATACGTTGGCAATCTGCCACTCGACAAGGTCATCGCATTGCTCGACCCTGTGCTGTCTGATGATTCGATTGCCAAGTGTGCGCAGAACGCCAAGTACGACTATCTCGTCATGCGTCGGGCCGGTATCATCACTCAAGGGATAGCCTCTGATCCAATGATAGTCTCATATGTTATTGATCCATCTTCCCGCCAGCACGGCCTCTCGCATCTTGCTGAAGAGCATCTCGGCTACAAGATGCAGCCAATCACAGATCTGATTGGGTCGGGGAAGAAGCAGAAGTCTTTTGCGACGGTGCCGGTGGATAAGGCCGTATTTTACTCCGCTGAAGACGCAGACTGCACCCTCAGAATCAAGAATATTCTCGAGCCGAAACTCTCTGAGTTGGGACTTGAATCGCTCTATCGCGATATCGAAATGCCTCTTGTTGTTGTCCTTGCCGACATGGAACGAGAAGGGGTGAATATCGATGTGCCCTTTCTGAAGGAACTGTCGCAGATGATGGAGTCGGAACTCGAAGCCTACACGGCCAAAATCTATCGATTTGCCGGTGAGGAGTTCAATATAAACTCACCTCAGCAACTTTCCACCATCCTGTTTGAGAAGATCGGTCTCAAGCCGTTGAGAAAGACAGGCAAAAAGACCGGGTATTCTACCGATCAGTCAGTTCTGGAGAAGCTGAGCGAGGAACACCCTCTTCCGCGGCTGATTCTTGAATTCAGACAGTTCGCGAAGCTTAAGAGCACTTATGTCGATTCGCTTCCCGCTTTGATAAACAAGACAACAGGAAGAGTGCATACTTCCTATAATCAGACCGTGGCTGCAACGGGTCGTCTATCATCATCCGATCCAAACCTACAGAATATTCCGATTCGAACTGAGCAGGGCGCACAGATTCGAAAAGCATTTGTGCCACGTGACTCTGATCATGTGCTTCTGTCAGCAGACTACTCGCAGATCGAGCTACGAATAATGGCTCACTACGCCAATGACAAGACCATGATTGAGTCATTCAGGCAGGGAGAGGACATACATGCCCGTACCGCATCGGAAGTATATTCCGTCGATCTCGAGGATGTCACACCAGATATGCGGAGACATGCCAAGACTGCGAATTTTGCCGTGATTTACGGTGTCTCGGCGTTCGGACTGTCGCAGCAGTCGAATATGAACGTGACTGAGTCGTCGGAGTTCATCGACACATATTTCAAACGATATCCCGGTATCAGAGACTATATGGATGAGCATATAGAGTTTGCCAGGCAGAACGGCTATGTCAGGACGCTTCTGGGGAGGCGAAGATACATCCCGGACATCGAGTCCAGCAACCGCACAGTTCGCCAGTTTGCCGAGCGAACAGCTATCAATACGCCGATTCAGGGCACTGCCGCAGATATGATCAAATTGGCGATGATCGCAATTCACGAGAGACTTGCTAGTCTAACTTCAAGGATGATATTGCAGGTTCACGACGAACTGGTCTTCGACGTTCATAAGCCCGAACTGAAAGAAGTACGCGATATCGTCCGCACAGAGATGGAGAGTGCTGTGAAACTGAAGGTGCCGCTCAAGGCTGATATGGCGACTGGCAACAACTGGCTCGAATGCAAATGA
- the coaE gene encoding dephospho-CoA kinase (Dephospho-CoA kinase (CoaE) performs the final step in coenzyme A biosynthesis.), producing the protein MITVGVYGRIGSGKTEVTRIFAENGAAVISADQIGKDVVENDPYVLETLVKAFGIGILDSDGKLNRRATGRIAFSSPENRARLDSIVHPPLLRELRAQIDGYRKSGDFSIVVVDAALILNWGLESELDVLVCVTAQRQTVIDRLVKGGLSNDEINERLDAQIATDIQAASADFVIENDGSLDELRRNAKRVFEQIRTRENTV; encoded by the coding sequence ATGATCACTGTCGGAGTCTACGGACGGATTGGCTCCGGGAAAACGGAAGTCACCAGGATTTTTGCAGAGAACGGCGCCGCCGTAATCTCTGCGGATCAGATAGGTAAGGATGTAGTAGAGAACGATCCTTACGTTCTCGAAACTCTCGTGAAGGCATTCGGTATAGGCATTCTCGACTCAGACGGCAAGCTCAACCGCCGTGCAACAGGCCGAATCGCATTCTCATCTCCCGAAAACCGGGCGCGGTTGGACAGCATTGTCCATCCTCCATTACTCAGAGAGCTGAGAGCGCAGATAGATGGTTACAGAAAGTCAGGCGATTTTTCGATTGTTGTTGTGGACGCCGCGCTGATCCTCAACTGGGGCCTCGAATCGGAGCTTGATGTGCTCGTTTGTGTGACAGCGCAACGACAGACTGTGATTGATCGACTTGTTAAGGGTGGACTGAGTAATGATGAGATAAATGAGCGCCTCGATGCGCAGATCGCAACAGATATTCAGGCAGCCAGCGCCGATTTTGTGATCGAAAATGACGGTTCGCTCGATGAATTGAGACGCAATGCCAAGAGGGTATTCGAGCAGATCAGGACGAGAGAAAATACTGTTTGA